In Candidatus Binatia bacterium, the following are encoded in one genomic region:
- the grpE gene encoding nucleotide exchange factor GrpE, producing MTTRKAAPTVKKTTRKPAPVLATPSATAPRPPARPTAAAKTTAQTVTVRPTTAAAAAAPTSPAAAPKTLAAAARAAAAAVTKPPVPLGTPAVATPAPLPPPAEEDRLAALRKELATIRGLIEQQHTSTLETVSDLKSQLDRLLAPPALDDEIEASVSSLRRLLSELVEQRLESVMKTLADVRGEAGNADGDNRRIVERLDQVLQSLGALPFVAEPMDIVDPIIHAIVEERRGNGVPDGLVVETVRPGYRTARGRVLSKAAVAVSRS from the coding sequence GTGACCACCCGGAAAGCTGCCCCGACCGTCAAGAAGACCACGCGTAAACCCGCGCCTGTTTTGGCGACGCCGTCCGCAACGGCGCCGCGTCCGCCCGCCCGCCCCACTGCCGCCGCGAAAACCACAGCTCAAACCGTCACTGTCCGACCCACGACCGCCGCCGCCGCTGCCGCGCCGACATCCCCGGCCGCGGCACCGAAAACCCTCGCCGCGGCCGCCCGAGCCGCCGCCGCAGCAGTCACGAAACCGCCGGTGCCCCTGGGCACGCCGGCGGTTGCCACCCCGGCGCCCCTGCCGCCGCCGGCGGAGGAGGATCGTTTGGCTGCACTGCGTAAGGAACTCGCCACGATCCGTGGCCTCATCGAGCAACAGCACACGTCTACCCTCGAAACGGTCAGCGATCTCAAAAGCCAGCTCGACCGGCTGCTCGCCCCGCCGGCCCTCGACGACGAAATCGAGGCGTCGGTGTCGTCGCTGCGCCGCCTGCTGAGCGAACTGGTGGAGCAACGCCTCGAGTCGGTCATGAAGACCCTCGCCGACGTGCGCGGCGAAGCCGGCAACGCCGACGGCGACAACCGGCGCATCGTCGAGCGGCTCGATCAGGTGCTCCAGAGCCTCGGCGCCCTGCCGTTCGTCGCCGAACCGATGGACATCGTCGACCCCATCATTCACGCCATTGTCGAAGAACGCCGCGGCAACGGCGTGCCCGACGGGCTCGTGGTCGAGACCGTCAGGCCCGGCTACCGCACCGCACGCGGCCGGGTGTTGTCGAAGGCTGCTGTTGCCGTCAGTCGGAGCTGA
- the minC gene encoding septum site-determining protein MinC: MTAARVTMRPIPAPPPLVIRGFSVTLPVAQLASPDVPSIAEALTGKVAQAGDLFRDAPIVIDLKEVGDVDVDLGALVTAFRAHGMQPVAVGNASARQQDAARGAGLAILSGGRTSGRDAAPARPEAPTEEPVAPRLVTNPVRSGQRVYVAHGDLVVIGQVNTGSEVLAAGNVHVYGPLHGRAVAGVRGDTTARILTTCFAAQLVAIAGVYRALDDDVPAEVREKPAQVFLVGDRLVIEPLAVGGEHVRKTA; this comes from the coding sequence ATGACCGCAGCGCGCGTAACCATGCGGCCAATCCCCGCCCCGCCACCGCTGGTGATTCGCGGGTTCTCGGTCACCCTGCCGGTCGCTCAGCTTGCCAGTCCTGACGTTCCCAGCATTGCCGAGGCGCTGACCGGGAAGGTCGCTCAGGCGGGCGACCTGTTCCGAGACGCGCCCATAGTCATAGATCTCAAGGAAGTCGGCGACGTCGACGTCGATCTCGGCGCGCTGGTGACGGCCTTTCGAGCCCACGGCATGCAGCCGGTCGCCGTTGGCAACGCCAGCGCTCGCCAGCAGGATGCGGCGCGCGGCGCCGGGCTCGCTATCCTGAGTGGCGGACGGACCAGCGGGCGCGACGCGGCACCCGCGCGGCCCGAGGCGCCGACGGAAGAGCCGGTGGCGCCGCGGCTGGTAACAAATCCGGTCCGGTCCGGCCAGCGTGTCTATGTCGCTCACGGCGACCTCGTCGTCATCGGTCAGGTCAACACCGGTTCGGAGGTGCTGGCTGCCGGCAACGTACACGTTTACGGGCCGTTGCACGGCCGCGCCGTGGCGGGTGTGCGCGGCGATACGACGGCGCGGATTCTGACCACCTGTTTCGCGGCGCAGTTGGTGGCAATCGCCGGCGTTTACCGGGCACTCGATGACGACGTGCCAGCGGAAGTGCGCGAGAAGCCGGCGCAGGTTTTTCTGGTGGGAGATCGGTTGGTCATCGAACCGTTAGCTGTCGGCGGCGAACACGTCCGCAAGACGGCGTGA
- the minD gene encoding septum site-determining protein MinD, giving the protein MSKIIVVTSGKGGVGKTTTSASFAAGLAKRGHKTAVLDFDIGLRNLDLIMGCERRVVYDFINVINGDANLNQALIRDKRLDNLYVLPASQTRDKDALTLDGVAKVLHDLQNEIGCEYVVCDSPAGIEKGAFLALYFADEAIVVTNPEVSSVRDADRILGILSSKSRRAVEGLEPVKEHLLIARYDARRVVGGEMLSLEDVKGILGIPILGVIPESPNVLNSSNIGTPIILDGGDPAALAYRDVVARYLGEDVPLRFLDPEKKGLLRRLFGS; this is encoded by the coding sequence GTGAGCAAGATCATCGTCGTCACATCTGGAAAGGGCGGCGTCGGGAAAACGACGACCAGTGCCAGCTTCGCAGCCGGCCTGGCCAAGCGCGGACACAAGACCGCCGTCCTCGACTTCGACATCGGGTTGCGCAACCTCGACCTGATAATGGGCTGCGAGCGGCGTGTTGTTTACGACTTCATCAACGTCATCAACGGCGACGCCAACCTCAATCAGGCCCTGATCCGCGACAAGCGGCTCGACAATCTGTACGTCCTGCCGGCCTCGCAGACGCGGGACAAGGACGCGCTGACGCTGGACGGCGTCGCCAAGGTCCTGCACGATCTGCAAAACGAGATCGGGTGCGAGTACGTCGTCTGCGACTCCCCCGCCGGCATCGAGAAAGGCGCCTTTCTGGCTCTGTATTTCGCCGACGAGGCGATCGTCGTCACCAATCCCGAGGTGTCGTCGGTGCGCGACGCGGACCGCATCCTGGGCATCCTTTCGTCCAAGTCGCGCCGGGCCGTCGAGGGGTTGGAGCCGGTCAAGGAACACCTGCTGATCGCACGCTACGATGCCCGGCGCGTCGTCGGCGGCGAGATGCTGAGTCTCGAAGACGTCAAAGGCATTCTCGGCATACCCATTCTCGGGGTAATTCCGGAGAGTCCCAACGTGCTGAATTCCTCGAACATCGGAACCCCGATAATTCTCGACGGCGGCGACCCGGCCGCCCTGGCCTATCGCGACGTCGTTGCCCGCTATCTCGGCGAGGACGTTCCGTTGCGGTTTCTCGACCCGGAGAAGAAGGGCCTGCTCCGGCGGCTATTTGGGAGCTGA
- the minE gene encoding cell division topological specificity factor MinE produces MALIDFFFRRKPQTAAVARERLQIILAHERATRHAPEFLPALQQEILKVVEKYFPIDPETVKLHVERHATFAKLELNIALPAESAPAAS; encoded by the coding sequence ATGGCGCTGATCGACTTTTTCTTCCGCCGCAAGCCGCAAACGGCGGCCGTCGCCCGCGAACGGCTGCAGATCATTCTCGCCCACGAGCGGGCAACCCGGCATGCACCGGAGTTCCTCCCGGCGCTGCAGCAGGAGATTCTCAAGGTCGTCGAGAAATACTTCCCGATCGATCCTGAAACCGTAAAACTGCACGTCGAACGGCACGCGACGTTCGCCAAACTGGAACTCAATATCGCACTACCGGCGGAGAGCGCTCCGGCGGCCTCTTGA
- a CDS encoding alpha-L-fucosidase, which produces MANEGTGTWFDAARFGLFVHWGIGSVRGWELSWPLVGGNPMLPACQRVAIEDYYACAGAFAPRRFEPAAWARLARRTGMQYAVLTTRHHDGFSLFDSQWTTFSAVRGAAGRDLVRPILDAFRAEGLRVGVYYSLSDWHHPDYPAFTAADLPYDFMRLPQPSPEQWERYLAYVFGQVRELLTNYGRLDVIWFDGQWERIPFERWRPAALRALVKSLQPDILINDRLPGCGDFETPEQFVPAQPPGSAWETCLTLNESWAYNPGDTAYKSVRALVHTLCEVAGRGGNLLLNVGPTGDGDLPPEQIERLDGVADWMARHGESIVGTVPGLEPWQFYGPTTRRDGRIYLHCLMRPYETVTVRGMPVRRIRGATVLGTGHAVTWITRAPLVDTLLNPDPVGEVTIRIPEADIDPLATVVALEVAG; this is translated from the coding sequence ATGGCGAACGAAGGAACCGGTACGTGGTTCGATGCGGCCCGCTTCGGACTGTTCGTGCACTGGGGCATCGGCAGCGTGCGCGGCTGGGAGCTGTCCTGGCCGTTGGTCGGCGGCAATCCGATGCTCCCGGCATGTCAGCGCGTGGCGATCGAGGACTACTACGCCTGCGCCGGCGCCTTTGCGCCACGGCGCTTCGAGCCGGCGGCGTGGGCACGTCTGGCGCGGCGAACGGGCATGCAGTACGCAGTGCTCACGACGCGGCACCATGACGGCTTTTCGCTGTTCGATTCGCAGTGGACGACCTTTTCGGCGGTGCGGGGGGCGGCGGGACGCGACCTGGTGCGCCCGATCCTGGACGCCTTCCGCGCCGAGGGGCTGCGTGTCGGCGTGTACTATTCGCTGAGCGACTGGCACCACCCCGACTATCCGGCCTTCACCGCCGCAGACCTGCCCTACGATTTCATGCGGCTGCCGCAGCCGAGTCCCGAGCAGTGGGAGCGGTACCTCGCCTACGTGTTCGGCCAGGTGCGGGAGCTGCTGACGAACTACGGACGCCTCGACGTCATCTGGTTTGACGGTCAGTGGGAACGCATCCCGTTCGAGCGCTGGCGGCCGGCGGCGTTGCGTGCCCTCGTCAAGTCCTTGCAGCCCGACATCCTCATCAACGATCGCCTGCCCGGATGTGGCGACTTCGAAACGCCCGAGCAGTTCGTACCCGCACAGCCGCCCGGCTCGGCGTGGGAGACGTGCCTCACCTTGAACGAGAGCTGGGCGTACAACCCCGGCGACACCGCTTACAAGTCGGTCCGTGCCCTCGTGCACACGCTTTGCGAAGTCGCCGGCCGGGGCGGAAACCTGCTGCTGAACGTCGGTCCAACGGGGGACGGTGACTTGCCGCCGGAGCAGATCGAACGGCTCGACGGCGTTGCGGATTGGATGGCGCGGCACGGGGAGAGCATCGTCGGCACCGTCCCCGGGCTCGAGCCGTGGCAGTTCTACGGCCCGACTACCCGCCGCGACGGCCGCATCTACCTGCACTGCCTCATGCGCCCGTACGAGACGGTCACCGTGCGCGGAATGCCGGTGAGACGCATCCGCGGCGCGACGGTGCTCGGCACCGGACACGCGGTGACATGGATCACTCGCGCCCCCCTGGTCGACACGCTGCTCAACCCCGACCCCGTCGGCGAGGTGACGATACGCATCCCCGAAGCGGACATCGATCCGCTGGCCACGGTGGTGGCGTTGGAAGTGGCCGGGTAA